Proteins encoded within one genomic window of Setaria italica strain Yugu1 chromosome IV, Setaria_italica_v2.0, whole genome shotgun sequence:
- the LOC111257066 gene encoding circumsporozoite protein-like, producing the protein MGGDGWLRRRVGGGLRRREVRRQRDGAGRGFLRREGELAPRLPTPGGAAAPRDTAAAQGWAASTQGGRAGGAAAAQGGTATDSNAGRGGGSWRSGGGAGWNANG; encoded by the coding sequence ATGGGCGGCGATGGCTGGCTGCGCAggagggtcggcggcggcctgcgCCGCAGGGAGGTGCGGCGGCAACGGGACGGCGCAGGGAGGGGATTTTTACGCAGGGAAGGAGAGTTGGCACCGCGGCTGCCGACGCCAGGAGGGGCGGCTGCACCTCGCGACACGGCGGCAGCGCAGGGATGGGCGGCGTCGACGCAGGGAGGGAGAGCTGGGGGCGCGGCTGCGGCGCAGGGTGGGACGGCGACGGATAGCAAcgcagggaggggcggcggcagctggcgaagcggcggcggcgcagggtggAACGCCAACGGCTAG
- the LOC101782278 gene encoding uncharacterized protein LOC101782278, with protein sequence MATVTTSSPATLQPCKHASHGEVRRCPPLPWRRRRSYGQVTTRATASSRGQPSVTGGRVEVPVGVAAEAGEEGDSIRRLQNGPDVRGVALEGENGRPVDLTPLAVEVIAESFGEWLHEELQRPEGEELRVSVGRDPRLSGARLSAALFAGLARAGCSVFDVGLATTPACFMSTVLPRFNYDASVMMTASHLPYTRNGLKFFTKRGGLTSGDVEKICYRAAKKYVARKMGSGGGGMPPVVMRVDLMSAYAQHLRDIIKQRVAHPTHYDTPLKGFKVVVNAGNGCGGFFTWDVLEKLGADTTGSLHLEPDGTFPNHMPNPEDATAMSLTRDAVLAHGADLGVVFDTDVDRSGVVDDTGAAINGDRLIALMSAIVLDEHPSTTVVTDARASDGLTRFIASRGGQHCLYRVGYRNVIDKGVQLNTDGVETHLMMETTGHGALKENYFLDDGAYMVVKIVIEMVRMKLSGLEGGVGSLIMDLEEPAESVLLRMNILGEPKYAKQRGTMAVEAFKKYIEEDKLSGWVLDDCGDCSVAEGCLVDTNDHPIDVDAYMYRAKLYDENKKPVGMVHVRQSVHNPNIALNMQSYVPDGCKFMARDLHKRFLLASGVNEFVDISEVEKFVK encoded by the exons ATGGCCACCGTCACCACTTCTTCGCCGGCCACTCTGCAGCCATGCAAGCACGCGAGCCACGGCGAGGTGCGGCGCTGCCCTCCTCtcccgtggaggaggaggaggagctacggCCAGGTGACGACAAGAGCCACGGCGAGCTCCCGTGGGCAGCCCTCGGTGACGGGCGGCCGGGTTGAGGTGCCCGTCGGCGTcgccgcggaggcgggggaggagggcgACAGTATCCGGAGGCTGCAGAACGGGCCGGACGTGCGGGGCGTGGCGCTGGAGGGGGAGAATGGCCGGCCCGTGGACCTCACGCCGCTGGCGGTCGAGGTCATCGCGGAGAGCTTCGGGGAGTGGCTACATGAGGAGCTCCAGCGGCCGGAGGGCGAGGAGCTGCGGGTGTCCGTGGGCCGGGACCCGCGGCTGTCGGGCGCGCGGCTCAGCGCGGCGCTCTTTGCGGGGCTCGCGAGGGCGGGGTGCTCCGTGTTTGACGTGGGGCTCGCCACCACGCCCGCGTGCTTCATGAGCACCGTACTGCCTCGGTTCAACTATGACGCGTCCGTTATG ATGACGGCATCACACCTGCCCTACACCCGCAACGGCCTCAAGTTCTTCACCAAGCGCGGCGGGTTAACCTCCGGCGACGTCGAGAAGATCTGCTATCGCGCGGCGAAGAAGTATGTGGCCCGGAAGatgggctccggcggcgggggcatgcCGCCGGTGGTGATGCGCGTAGACCTCATGAGCGCCTACGCGCAGCACCTCCGCGACATCATCAAGCAGCGCGTCGCGCACCCGACGCACTACGACACCCCGCTGAAGGGCTTCAAGGTTGTCGTGAACGCCGGCAACGGCTGCGGCGGCTTCTTCACGTGGGACGTACTGGAGAAGCTCGGCGCCGACACGACGGGTAGCCTGCACCTGGAGCCCGACGGCACGTTCCCCAACCACATGCCCAACCCGGAGGACGCCACCGCCATGTCGCTCACCCGCGACGCCGTGCTGGCTCACGGCGCGGACCTGGGCGTCGTCTTCGACACCGACGTGGACCGCAGCGGCGTGGTCGACGACACGGGCGCGGCCATCAACGGCGACAGGCTCATCGCACTCATGTCGGCCATCGTGCTGGACGAGCACCCGAGCACGACGGTTGTCACCGACGCGCGCGCCAGCGACGGGCTCACGCGGTTCATCGCCTCCAGGGGAGGCCAGCACTGCCTCTACCGCGTGGGCTACCGCAACGTCATCGACAAGGGCGTGCAGCTCAACACCGACGGCGTCGAGACGCACCTGATGATGGAGACCACCGGCCACGGCGCGCTCAAGGAGAACTACTTCCTCGACGATG GTGCGTACATGGTGGTGAAGATCGTCATCGAGATGGTCCGGATGAAACTGTCAGGATTGGAGGGAGGCGTAGGGAGCCTCATCATGGATCTTGAGGAGCCTGCCGAATCAGTGTTGTTGAGGATGAACATACTGGGTGAACCCAAGTATGCAAAACAAAGGGGTACAATGGCCGTCGAGGCTTTCAAGAAATACATCGAG GAGGACAAACTTTCCGGTTGGGTGCTCGATGATTGCGGGGATTGCTCAGTTGCCGAGGGATGCCTCGTGGACACAAATGATCATCCCATCGATGTTGATGCATACATGTACAG AGCAAAACTTTACGACGAGAATAAGAAACCGGTGGGCATGGTCCACGTTCGTCAAAGCGTTCATAATCCCAATATAGCACTGAACATGCAATCCTATGTTCCTGATGGTTGCAAATTCATGGCAAGGGATCTTCACAAAAG GTTTTTGTTGGCAAGTGGAGTAAATGAGTTTGTTGACATTAGCGAAGTAGAGAAATTCGTGAAGTAG
- the LOC101782687 gene encoding cryptochrome-1 isoform X2 — protein MSRSEKTVVWFRRDLRIDDNPALATAAKEGSVLPLFIWCPADYKQYYPGRCSRWWLKQSLGHLRKSLESLGCPLILIHAEDSTLAALLESVHSTGATRVVYNRLYDPISLVHDDKIKNELSALGISVQSFNGDLLYEPWEVYDENGQAFTTFNMYWEKCMNLPLDISQPLAPVRLVPVPGIDNVRGCSIDDLGLESSKDEESSNALLSRAWSPGWCNAENTLQEFVSYGLLEYSKHGMKVGGTTTSLLSPYLHFGELSVRKVYQLVKMHQVKCENEGKSEAEESVQLFLRSIGFREYSRYLCFNFPFTHERSLLGNLKHYPWRSDEDRFKSWRQGMTGYPLVDAGMRELWATGWTHNRIRVIVSSFAVKFLQIPWIWGMKYFWDVLLDADLESDILGWQYISGSLPDGHELSRLDNPEGQKYDPDGEYIRTWIPELARMPTEWIHCPWDAPSSILEVAGVELSFNYPKPIVELHMARECLDDAISTMWQLDTAAKLAELDGEVVEDNMNNIRSFDIPKVVLKKELSPSTSSIYQRMPSSSGQKKKLQPMEVTNASNMEDTGSTAKSQVSRKRSSGDSAFNVPSCSSSLIMHSRIPDPDSCFVLYSDYLQQKAERNGAGKVEDNDSEDSGTSISRPSKRAA, from the exons ATGTCCAGGTCAGAGAAGACCGTTGTTTGGTTCAGGAGAGACCTCAGGATTGACGACAACCCGGCTTTGGCCACCGCGGCGAAGGAGGGCTCTGTCCTCCCTCTCTTTATATGGTGCCCGGCTGACTACAAGCAGTATTACCCGGGAAGGTGCTCTAGGTGGTGGCTCAAGCAGTCACTTGGCCACCTCCGGAAGTCGCTGGAGTCACTTGGGTGCCCGCTCATCCTGATCCATGCTGAGGATAGCACTCTTGCAGCTCTTTTGGAGAGCGTTCATTCCACCGGTGCCACTAGAGTGGTTTATAATCGTCTTTATG ACCCTATTTCACTTGTGCATGATGACAAAATCAAGAATGAGCTTTCAGCCCTTGGAATTTCTGTCCAAAGTTTCAATGGTGATCTACTTTATGAGCCATGGGAAGTTTATGATGAGAATGGGCAGGCATTCACAACCTTTAACATGTACTGGGAGAAATGCATGAACCTGCCACTTGACATATCTCAACCTCTTGCACCTGTGAGGCTGGTCCCGGTGCCAG GTATAGACAATGTTCGTGGTTGTTCCATTGATGATCTAGGTCTTGAATCTAGTAAGGATGAGGAATCAAGCAATGCTTTGCTAAGCAGGGCATGGTCTCCTGGCTGGTGCAATGCAGAGAATACGCTTCAGGAATTTGTGTCTTACGGTCTCCTGGAATATTCAAAACATGGTATGAAGGTTGGGGGAACTACAACATCATTGTTGTCACCATATCTCCATTTCGGTGAGTTGAGTGTAAGGAAGGTTTATCAACTCGTTAAAATGCATCAAGTCAAGTGCgaaaatgaaggaaaatctGAAGCTGAGGAGAGTGTTCAATTGTTCTTACGATCAATTGGTTTTCGGGAATATTCACGTTACTTGTGTTTTAACTTCCCTTTCACACACGAAAGATCATTGCTGGGTAACTTGAAGCATTATCCCTGGAGATCGGATGAGGACCGCTTCAAATCTTGGAGACAGGGAATGACCGGATACCCCTTAGTAGATGCTGGCATGAGGGAACTCTGGGCTACTGGTTGGACACATAATAGGATAAGAGTGATAGTCTCAAGTTTTGCTGTAAAATTTCTACAAATACCATGGATTTGGGGGATGAAGTACTTTTGGGACGTGCTTTTGGATGCGGACCTAGAAAGTGATATTCTGGGTTGGCAGTACATATCTGGGAGTTTGCCTGATGGCCATGAGCTCAGCCGTCTTGATAATCCAGAG GGTCAAAAGTACGATCCAGATGGTGAATATATAAGAACTTGGATTCCTGAACTTGCTAGAATGCCAACAGAATGGATCCATTGCCCATGGGATGCACCTAGCTCTATACTAGAAGTTGCTGGAGTTGAGTTGAGCTTTAACTACCCGAAGCCCATAGTAGAACTTCATATGGCGCGGGAGTGCTTAGATGATGCCATCTCCACAATGTGGCAATTGGACACAGCTGCAAAACTTGCTGAACTAGATGGCGAGGTTGTGGAAGACAATATGAATAATATCAGGAGTTTTGACATCCCAAAGGTTGTATTGAAAAAGGAACTATCTCCAAGCACTTCGTCCATCTATCAAAGGATGCCATCTAGTAGTGGCCagaagaaaaagttacaacctATGGAAGTGACGAATGCCTCAAACATGGAAGACACAGGCTCTACAGCTAAATCACAAGTGTCAAGGAAAAGATCTAGCGGTGATAGTGCATTCAATGTTCCCTCGTGTTCATCTTCATTAATCATGCATTCACGGATTCCTGATCCTGAcagttgttttgttttgtatTCAGACTACCTCCAGCAAAAAGCAGAAAGAAATGGAGCTGGTAAG GTTGAAGATAATGACAGTGAAGATAGTGGTACGAGTATCTCTAGGCCATCCAAAAGAGCTGCTTAG
- the LOC101782687 gene encoding cryptochrome-1 isoform X1, with protein sequence MSRSEKTVVWFRRDLRIDDNPALATAAKEGSVLPLFIWCPADYKQYYPGRCSRWWLKQSLGHLRKSLESLGCPLILIHAEDSTLAALLESVHSTGATRVVYNRLYDPISLVHDDKIKNELSALGISVQSFNGDLLYEPWEVYDENGQAFTTFNMYWEKCMNLPLDISQPLAPVRLVPVPGIDNVRGCSIDDLGLESSKDEESSNALLSRAWSPGWCNAENTLQEFVSYGLLEYSKHGMKVGGTTTSLLSPYLHFGELSVRKVYQLVKMHQVKCENEGKSEAEESVQLFLRSIGFREYSRYLCFNFPFTHERSLLGNLKHYPWRSDEDRFKSWRQGMTGYPLVDAGMRELWATGWTHNRIRVIVSSFAVKFLQIPWIWGMKYFWDVLLDADLESDILGWQYISGSLPDGHELSRLDNPEVQGQKYDPDGEYIRTWIPELARMPTEWIHCPWDAPSSILEVAGVELSFNYPKPIVELHMARECLDDAISTMWQLDTAAKLAELDGEVVEDNMNNIRSFDIPKVVLKKELSPSTSSIYQRMPSSSGQKKKLQPMEVTNASNMEDTGSTAKSQVSRKRSSGDSAFNVPSCSSSLIMHSRIPDPDSCFVLYSDYLQQKAERNGAGKVEDNDSEDSGTSISRPSKRAA encoded by the exons ATGTCCAGGTCAGAGAAGACCGTTGTTTGGTTCAGGAGAGACCTCAGGATTGACGACAACCCGGCTTTGGCCACCGCGGCGAAGGAGGGCTCTGTCCTCCCTCTCTTTATATGGTGCCCGGCTGACTACAAGCAGTATTACCCGGGAAGGTGCTCTAGGTGGTGGCTCAAGCAGTCACTTGGCCACCTCCGGAAGTCGCTGGAGTCACTTGGGTGCCCGCTCATCCTGATCCATGCTGAGGATAGCACTCTTGCAGCTCTTTTGGAGAGCGTTCATTCCACCGGTGCCACTAGAGTGGTTTATAATCGTCTTTATG ACCCTATTTCACTTGTGCATGATGACAAAATCAAGAATGAGCTTTCAGCCCTTGGAATTTCTGTCCAAAGTTTCAATGGTGATCTACTTTATGAGCCATGGGAAGTTTATGATGAGAATGGGCAGGCATTCACAACCTTTAACATGTACTGGGAGAAATGCATGAACCTGCCACTTGACATATCTCAACCTCTTGCACCTGTGAGGCTGGTCCCGGTGCCAG GTATAGACAATGTTCGTGGTTGTTCCATTGATGATCTAGGTCTTGAATCTAGTAAGGATGAGGAATCAAGCAATGCTTTGCTAAGCAGGGCATGGTCTCCTGGCTGGTGCAATGCAGAGAATACGCTTCAGGAATTTGTGTCTTACGGTCTCCTGGAATATTCAAAACATGGTATGAAGGTTGGGGGAACTACAACATCATTGTTGTCACCATATCTCCATTTCGGTGAGTTGAGTGTAAGGAAGGTTTATCAACTCGTTAAAATGCATCAAGTCAAGTGCgaaaatgaaggaaaatctGAAGCTGAGGAGAGTGTTCAATTGTTCTTACGATCAATTGGTTTTCGGGAATATTCACGTTACTTGTGTTTTAACTTCCCTTTCACACACGAAAGATCATTGCTGGGTAACTTGAAGCATTATCCCTGGAGATCGGATGAGGACCGCTTCAAATCTTGGAGACAGGGAATGACCGGATACCCCTTAGTAGATGCTGGCATGAGGGAACTCTGGGCTACTGGTTGGACACATAATAGGATAAGAGTGATAGTCTCAAGTTTTGCTGTAAAATTTCTACAAATACCATGGATTTGGGGGATGAAGTACTTTTGGGACGTGCTTTTGGATGCGGACCTAGAAAGTGATATTCTGGGTTGGCAGTACATATCTGGGAGTTTGCCTGATGGCCATGAGCTCAGCCGTCTTGATAATCCAGAG GTTCAGGGTCAAAAGTACGATCCAGATGGTGAATATATAAGAACTTGGATTCCTGAACTTGCTAGAATGCCAACAGAATGGATCCATTGCCCATGGGATGCACCTAGCTCTATACTAGAAGTTGCTGGAGTTGAGTTGAGCTTTAACTACCCGAAGCCCATAGTAGAACTTCATATGGCGCGGGAGTGCTTAGATGATGCCATCTCCACAATGTGGCAATTGGACACAGCTGCAAAACTTGCTGAACTAGATGGCGAGGTTGTGGAAGACAATATGAATAATATCAGGAGTTTTGACATCCCAAAGGTTGTATTGAAAAAGGAACTATCTCCAAGCACTTCGTCCATCTATCAAAGGATGCCATCTAGTAGTGGCCagaagaaaaagttacaacctATGGAAGTGACGAATGCCTCAAACATGGAAGACACAGGCTCTACAGCTAAATCACAAGTGTCAAGGAAAAGATCTAGCGGTGATAGTGCATTCAATGTTCCCTCGTGTTCATCTTCATTAATCATGCATTCACGGATTCCTGATCCTGAcagttgttttgttttgtatTCAGACTACCTCCAGCAAAAAGCAGAAAGAAATGGAGCTGGTAAG GTTGAAGATAATGACAGTGAAGATAGTGGTACGAGTATCTCTAGGCCATCCAAAAGAGCTGCTTAG
- the LOC101782687 gene encoding cryptochrome-1 isoform X3, with the protein MSRSEKTVVWFRRDLRIDDNPALATAAKEGSVLPLFIWCPADYKQYYPGRCSRWWLKQSLGHLRKSLESLGCPLILIHAEDSTLAALLESVHSTGATRVVYNRLYDPISLVHDDKIKNELSALGISVQSFNGDLLYEPWEVYDENGQAFTTFNMYWEKCMNLPLDISQPLAPVRLVPVPGIDNVRGCSIDDLGLESSKDEESSNALLSRAWSPGWCNAENTLQEFVSYGLLEYSKHGMKVGGTTTSLLSPYLHFGELSVRKVYQLVKMHQVKCENEGKSEAEESVQLFLRSIGFREYSRYLCFNFPFTHERSLLGNLKHYPWRSDEDRFKSWRQGMTGYPLVDAGMRELWATGWTHNRIRVIVSSFAVKFLQIPWIWGMKYFWDVLLDADLESDILGWQYISGSLPDGHELSRLDNPEVQGQKYDPDGEYIRTWIPELARMPTEWIHCPWDAPSSILEVAGVELSFNYPKPIVELHMARECLDDAISTMWQLDTAAKLAELDGEVVEDNMNNIRSFDIPKVVLKKELSPSTSSIYQRMPSSSGQKKKLQPMEVTNASNMEDTGSTAKSQVSRKRSSDYLQQKAERNGAGKVEDNDSEDSGTSISRPSKRAA; encoded by the exons ATGTCCAGGTCAGAGAAGACCGTTGTTTGGTTCAGGAGAGACCTCAGGATTGACGACAACCCGGCTTTGGCCACCGCGGCGAAGGAGGGCTCTGTCCTCCCTCTCTTTATATGGTGCCCGGCTGACTACAAGCAGTATTACCCGGGAAGGTGCTCTAGGTGGTGGCTCAAGCAGTCACTTGGCCACCTCCGGAAGTCGCTGGAGTCACTTGGGTGCCCGCTCATCCTGATCCATGCTGAGGATAGCACTCTTGCAGCTCTTTTGGAGAGCGTTCATTCCACCGGTGCCACTAGAGTGGTTTATAATCGTCTTTATG ACCCTATTTCACTTGTGCATGATGACAAAATCAAGAATGAGCTTTCAGCCCTTGGAATTTCTGTCCAAAGTTTCAATGGTGATCTACTTTATGAGCCATGGGAAGTTTATGATGAGAATGGGCAGGCATTCACAACCTTTAACATGTACTGGGAGAAATGCATGAACCTGCCACTTGACATATCTCAACCTCTTGCACCTGTGAGGCTGGTCCCGGTGCCAG GTATAGACAATGTTCGTGGTTGTTCCATTGATGATCTAGGTCTTGAATCTAGTAAGGATGAGGAATCAAGCAATGCTTTGCTAAGCAGGGCATGGTCTCCTGGCTGGTGCAATGCAGAGAATACGCTTCAGGAATTTGTGTCTTACGGTCTCCTGGAATATTCAAAACATGGTATGAAGGTTGGGGGAACTACAACATCATTGTTGTCACCATATCTCCATTTCGGTGAGTTGAGTGTAAGGAAGGTTTATCAACTCGTTAAAATGCATCAAGTCAAGTGCgaaaatgaaggaaaatctGAAGCTGAGGAGAGTGTTCAATTGTTCTTACGATCAATTGGTTTTCGGGAATATTCACGTTACTTGTGTTTTAACTTCCCTTTCACACACGAAAGATCATTGCTGGGTAACTTGAAGCATTATCCCTGGAGATCGGATGAGGACCGCTTCAAATCTTGGAGACAGGGAATGACCGGATACCCCTTAGTAGATGCTGGCATGAGGGAACTCTGGGCTACTGGTTGGACACATAATAGGATAAGAGTGATAGTCTCAAGTTTTGCTGTAAAATTTCTACAAATACCATGGATTTGGGGGATGAAGTACTTTTGGGACGTGCTTTTGGATGCGGACCTAGAAAGTGATATTCTGGGTTGGCAGTACATATCTGGGAGTTTGCCTGATGGCCATGAGCTCAGCCGTCTTGATAATCCAGAG GTTCAGGGTCAAAAGTACGATCCAGATGGTGAATATATAAGAACTTGGATTCCTGAACTTGCTAGAATGCCAACAGAATGGATCCATTGCCCATGGGATGCACCTAGCTCTATACTAGAAGTTGCTGGAGTTGAGTTGAGCTTTAACTACCCGAAGCCCATAGTAGAACTTCATATGGCGCGGGAGTGCTTAGATGATGCCATCTCCACAATGTGGCAATTGGACACAGCTGCAAAACTTGCTGAACTAGATGGCGAGGTTGTGGAAGACAATATGAATAATATCAGGAGTTTTGACATCCCAAAGGTTGTATTGAAAAAGGAACTATCTCCAAGCACTTCGTCCATCTATCAAAGGATGCCATCTAGTAGTGGCCagaagaaaaagttacaacctATGGAAGTGACGAATGCCTCAAACATGGAAGACACAGGCTCTACAGCTAAATCACAAGTGTCAAGGAAAAGATCTAGCG ACTACCTCCAGCAAAAAGCAGAAAGAAATGGAGCTGGTAAG GTTGAAGATAATGACAGTGAAGATAGTGGTACGAGTATCTCTAGGCCATCCAAAAGAGCTGCTTAG